In the genome of Vicia villosa cultivar HV-30 ecotype Madison, WI linkage group LG7, Vvil1.0, whole genome shotgun sequence, one region contains:
- the LOC131618177 gene encoding nuclear transcription factor Y subunit A-3-like, which translates to MKHSLTWRTPSESDVQQSSISENLTLKMSVLPQQCEKTKALDFQFQDQDSSSTQSTDQSYLEVGSGQSGPISVQCSNSSAFPHTEVCFSGPIAAPNGSQNNIHHAQLAGMAPVRVPLPLDLCEEPIYVNAKQYHAIMRRREYRAKLEAQNKLIKNRKPYLHESRHLHALKRARGTGGRFLNTKKLQDGLNVSTTTRLNPNENVSESKANQVENNREGASATTCSDDTSASNSNDMFQQHESEFRSCGHPSQMQGFSADIGSGGGDGNQNHLSVLM; encoded by the exons ATGAAGCATTCATTGACATGGAGGACTCCTTCTGAATCTGATGTGCAACAATCTTCCATCTCTGAAAATCTTACCTTGAAAATGAGTGTTTTGCCACAACAATGTGAGAAGACTAAGGCCTTAGATTTTCAATTTCAAGATCAAGATTCATCTTCTACTCAATCAACTGATCAATCTTATCTCGAAGTCGGTTCGGGCCAATCAG GTCCAATTTCTGTCCAGTGTAGCAACTCTTCTGCATTCCCTCATACTGAGGTATGCTTTAGTGGCCCGATTGCAGCTCCAAATGGATCACAGAATAAT ATTCATCATGCTCAGCTAGCAGGAATGGCTCCGGTTCGGGTTCCTTTGCCTCTTGATCTTTGTGAGGAGCCTATATATGTGAACGCGAAGCAATACCATGCTATTATGAGACGTAGAGAGTATCGTGCAAAGCTCGAAGCTCAGAACAAACTCATCAAAAATCGGAAA CCATATCTACACGAGTCGCGTCATTTGCATGCGTTGAAGAGAGCTAGAGGCACCGGTGGACGTTTTCTAAACACCAAAAAGCTCCAAGACGGCCTTAATGTTTCCACGACTACTCGATTGAATCCGAATGAAAATGTGTCTGAATCTAAGGCGAATCAAGTAGAAAACAATAGAGAAGGTGCTTCTGCAACCACATGTTCTGATGACACAAGTGCTTCTAATAGTAATGACATGTTCCAACAACATGAATCTGAGTTCAGATCATGTGGTCACCCTTCTCAAATGCAGGGTTTCTCGGCCGATATCGGTAGTGGTGGCGGTGATGGAAATCAAAACCATCTATCGGTCCTTATGTGA